Sequence from the Clostridium saccharobutylicum DSM 13864 genome:
TTATTTTACAACATTAATTGAAAATCCTTCTAGCGTACCAGAAGGCAGAAGATGTTAGGCACATGAAAATAAATAACAAGTCCAATTTGTTGTGAATCGCTTACTTAGTGAGCGTATGTGCAATGTCGTCAACTTAGTAAAATAGTAATGAAAAAATTACTACAAATTTCGAATAGCGTATGCTATATTTCTTAAAAAATGGTATAATTAATAAACCTACTGGCAAAAGTAGGATTTTGGAAATATTTAGTTTTTACAAACTTATATGCAAGATTTCCTTTGAGAATGATGCTTTTTCCATGGGTGCTTGTTTTTTCGCTCACAATTACGGTTTGGACGTATTTGTGAGCGTATTTTTTTAGCTTTTTCTAATATATGTTCTAATATTCTTTTTCCTGAAATAGGCTTTACCATCATAACTATTATCTTCTTCAAAACGTCACATAATATAAAATTTCTATTTGCTTGATATTCTGATTTTAAATTTTTATCTTTATTTTTATTTGCTATTGCAGCGTCGGCATCTTTCTTTATAAGTGCTGCAACCATAGATATATAAATAGATGCATAAAAATCTTGTTCAATTGCAATTGGCTTAGTTCCAGAAAATTCTTCTATTTCAATACTACTTTTAAGTTCTTTATATTTGCATTCAACTCCCCATCTAAGAAAATACAATTCTTTAAATTGATTAGGAGTAATAATTTCATCAAATATATTAGTTACTAATATTTCTGTGGTGTCAGCAGAAAGTTTTATTTTTATAACTCTTACTTTTTTCAATTCTCCTTTTGATTTATATTCAAAAATACAATCTTCAGAAGAAATAGATTGTATTATCTTAAATGAAGATGATATTCTCATTAAGAAAAATAAATTTCTATCGTTTAAATAATCAAACATATCATAAGAAGGATAGCCCCTATCAAAAATTAC
This genomic interval carries:
- a CDS encoding IS4 family transposase — protein: MKNIKLLSQILKKTNKLIISNEFKEAYSLGNSFSRKRKLSFSNAVHFICSALRKSMATEISNFIEEHTYLDFPCISKQAFSKARQNISPEAFKELCRLFVDSFYSSTNNLKKWNGFNVLAVDGTSLQVPDTIECGEYFGLSKNQNKVQTAIASASALYDVLNDIIIDASVTKFRTSEREMAKQHINTLNNEKLLNNSIVIFDRGYPSYDMFDYLNDRNLFFLMRISSSFKIIQSISSEDCIFEYKSKGELKKVRVIKIKLSADTTEILVTNIFDEIITPNQFKELYFLRWGVECKYKELKSSIEIEEFSGTKPIAIEQDFYASIYISMVAALIKKDADAAIANKNKDKNLKSEYQANRNFILCDVLKKIIVMMVKPISGKRILEHILEKAKKIRSQIRPNRNCERKNKHPWKKHHSQRKSCI